The Vibrio gallaecicus genome contains a region encoding:
- a CDS encoding anhydro-N-acetylmuramic acid kinase: MKQRELYIGVMSGTSMDGVDTALVSISGNKISLIAHGEHPMPNSLKQSLLNVCIGQATDLKAIGEIDHQLGHLFADAVLDLLERSGYSAKDITAVGNHGQTVFHQPTGSSPFTMQLGDANVIATKTGIQTIADFRRKDMALGGQGAPLVPAFHHTIFKASSSSVIVLNIGGIANISVLRPNHPVLGYDTGPGNMLMDAWVDKHLNQKFDRDAQFAKQGSTHEPLLEQLLRNAYFEQRPPKSTGRELFNLPWLEKQLSQFTHLSPEDVQCTLCEFTATTIANEVNRYHLGTEPELLVCGGGACNPLIMERLTRLLPNWNVASTDSKGVSADYMEAMAFAWLAQRRIHNLPSNLPEVTGASKLASLGVLYYAD; this comes from the coding sequence ATGAAACAGAGAGAGCTTTATATTGGTGTGATGTCTGGCACTAGCATGGATGGAGTCGACACAGCATTAGTCAGCATTAGTGGCAATAAAATTTCCCTTATTGCCCATGGTGAACACCCAATGCCTAATAGTCTTAAACAAAGCTTACTCAATGTTTGTATTGGTCAAGCTACAGATTTAAAAGCCATTGGTGAAATAGACCACCAGCTTGGTCACCTCTTTGCTGATGCCGTATTAGATTTACTCGAAAGGTCTGGCTACTCTGCAAAAGATATCACTGCGGTAGGTAACCATGGTCAAACGGTTTTTCATCAACCTACAGGCTCTTCTCCCTTTACTATGCAGTTAGGTGATGCCAACGTCATTGCGACCAAAACAGGTATTCAAACGATTGCTGACTTTAGACGAAAAGATATGGCGTTAGGCGGGCAAGGTGCACCTTTAGTCCCTGCATTTCATCACACGATATTCAAAGCAAGCTCTAGCTCAGTTATCGTTCTAAATATTGGTGGCATTGCCAACATTTCCGTTCTGCGACCAAATCACCCAGTACTTGGCTATGACACCGGACCTGGCAACATGCTCATGGACGCTTGGGTTGATAAACACCTCAACCAGAAGTTCGATCGTGATGCACAATTTGCTAAGCAAGGATCTACTCACGAACCATTATTAGAACAACTACTACGTAACGCTTATTTCGAGCAACGTCCTCCAAAAAGTACTGGGCGAGAACTATTTAATTTACCTTGGCTCGAAAAACAGTTATCTCAATTTACCCATTTATCACCTGAAGATGTTCAATGTACACTTTGTGAATTTACCGCAACCACAATAGCAAACGAAGTTAACCGCTATCACTTGGGCACCGAACCTGAATTACTGGTTTGTGGCGGTGGCGCCTGTAACCCACTCATAATGGAAAGGCTTACACGATTACTCCCTAATTGGAATGTTGCCTCCACAGATTCAAAAGGTGTCAGCGCTGATTATATGGAAGCAATGGCTTTCGCATGGCTTGCCCAACGACGAATTCATAACTTACCTAGTAATTTACCTGAAGTGACTGGGGCGAGTAAGCTCGCCTCTTTGGGTGTTTTATATTATGCAGACTGA
- a CDS encoding carbon starvation CstA family protein, whose protein sequence is MMWFLTCVAALIGGYFIYGTFIEKVFGINENRKTPAITKQDGVDFVPMSTPKVYLVQLLNIAGVGPIFGPIMGALYGPAAMLWIVLGCVFAGAVHDYFSGMLSIRNGGASVPTITGRYLGNGAKHFMNIFAIVLLLLVGVVFVSAPAGMITNLVNDQTDFTMSMSTMVVIIFAYYIIATVVPVDKIIGRFYPLFGALLIFMSVGLITAIGLSDEHQIMGGFEMKDMFTNMNPNDLPLWPALFITIACGAISGFHATQSPLMARCMENEKNGRFVFYGAMIGEGIIALIWCALALSFFGSVESLSDAIANGGPGNVVYSASFGLLGVFGGILAFLGVVILPITSGDTAFRSSRLILAEYFNMEQKTLRNRLLMALPLFVLGGILTQVDFGIIWRYFGFANQSTAVMMLWTASAYLLRHNKLHWITTVPAIFMTTVCITFILSNSQLGFGLPMQLSTIVGVVSALLITAYVIKISKGKGERDYANEQDESADENKAVTKTA, encoded by the coding sequence ATGATGTGGTTTCTAACTTGCGTAGCAGCTTTAATTGGTGGCTATTTTATTTACGGTACTTTTATCGAAAAGGTTTTCGGTATCAATGAAAACCGTAAAACCCCAGCAATTACCAAACAAGATGGCGTGGATTTCGTACCCATGTCGACACCTAAAGTATATTTAGTTCAATTACTTAACATCGCAGGTGTTGGACCAATATTTGGACCTATTATGGGGGCTTTATACGGTCCTGCTGCAATGTTATGGATTGTTCTAGGCTGTGTATTTGCAGGCGCAGTTCACGACTACTTCTCTGGCATGTTATCTATCCGTAATGGCGGAGCTTCAGTTCCTACTATCACTGGACGTTACTTAGGTAATGGCGCAAAACACTTTATGAATATCTTTGCCATTGTCCTACTACTTCTTGTTGGGGTTGTTTTTGTTTCAGCACCTGCAGGTATGATTACTAACCTAGTCAATGACCAAACTGATTTCACCATGTCGATGTCTACAATGGTTGTAATTATCTTTGCCTACTACATCATCGCTACTGTTGTCCCTGTAGATAAGATTATTGGTCGTTTCTACCCACTATTTGGCGCACTGCTGATTTTCATGTCTGTTGGATTAATCACTGCTATTGGCTTATCAGACGAGCACCAAATCATGGGTGGCTTTGAGATGAAAGACATGTTCACCAACATGAATCCAAATGACCTACCACTTTGGCCTGCACTATTCATCACTATTGCTTGTGGCGCTATATCAGGTTTCCACGCGACTCAGTCACCACTTATGGCGCGTTGTATGGAAAATGAAAAGAACGGCCGTTTCGTTTTCTACGGTGCAATGATTGGTGAGGGTATCATTGCTCTAATCTGGTGTGCACTTGCTCTATCGTTCTTCGGTTCAGTTGAATCTCTGTCTGACGCGATTGCAAACGGTGGTCCGGGTAACGTGGTATACAGCGCTTCATTTGGTTTGCTGGGTGTATTTGGTGGTATCCTTGCTTTCCTTGGCGTGGTTATTCTACCAATCACTTCTGGTGACACAGCTTTCCGTTCAAGCCGTCTTATCCTTGCTGAATACTTCAACATGGAACAGAAAACACTGCGTAACCGCCTACTAATGGCATTACCTCTGTTTGTTTTAGGTGGCATTTTGACTCAAGTAGATTTCGGTATTATCTGGCGCTACTTTGGTTTTGCTAACCAATCAACCGCAGTCATGATGCTGTGGACAGCATCCGCATACCTACTACGCCATAATAAATTGCACTGGATAACAACCGTTCCAGCTATTTTCATGACAACAGTATGTATCACCTTTATTTTAAGTAACAGCCAACTTGGTTTTGGCTTACCAATGCAATTATCGACTATTGTCGGCGTTGTATCTGCACTATTGATTACCGCTTATGTCATCAAGATTTCCAAAGGGAAAGGCGAACGTGACTACGCAAATGAACAAGATGAATCAGCTGATGAAAATAAAGCAGTCACTAAAACTGCATAG
- a CDS encoding PilZ domain-containing protein has translation MVERRRFSRIIYQVPAKASQDRLQLNGFVQDLSLHGVLLQCDDALLFNHSLPLHVSFQLNDSDVVIQLEASIISTNNTSMRLRIEHLDIDSISHLKRLVELNVGDDELLHREIEHLSDLGS, from the coding sequence ATGGTTGAAAGACGTCGATTTTCACGAATCATTTACCAGGTTCCAGCTAAAGCTTCACAAGACCGATTACAACTCAATGGTTTTGTTCAAGATTTATCGCTACATGGTGTATTACTGCAGTGCGATGATGCTTTGTTATTCAATCACTCTTTACCTCTTCATGTTAGCTTTCAGCTAAATGATAGTGATGTAGTGATTCAACTAGAAGCTTCAATTATTTCTACCAACAATACCTCAATGCGTTTACGCATAGAGCATTTAGATATTGATAGTATTAGTCATTTGAAACGCTTAGTTGAACTTAATGTCGGTGATGATGAGTTACTTCACCGCGAAATTGAACACCTATCCGACCTAGGCAGCTAA
- a CDS encoding M23 family metallopeptidase — protein MSQKVSITIPSGQGKQTFYFGRKSLLLIASALLSVPVLIGGSVYLYSENQNQQITTSEKQAEFESALSQLHIEKGEVESLYQEQVDTNHSLSQELTEKEGKIQLLGKRVFDVESVLGLADEDLLADDSTLEDRIDAAAIDSAVRATMFRLIPNDSPMAYQRISSSYGRRTNPITGKRHTHTGIDLTCKRGEEILAPADGVIETVRPSKKGFGNFLTMRHSFGFMSSYAHLQKFNVRSGQFVSKGDVIAKCGNSGNSTGPHLHYEVRFLGRSLNPQYLMDWTPENFNYVFEKETKVKWGPLVQLIDNVVRLQINLTNVPYKDSSIETVSSEDSKKPITTN, from the coding sequence ATGTCCCAAAAAGTTTCTATCACTATTCCTTCTGGCCAAGGGAAACAGACGTTTTACTTTGGTCGAAAATCCCTTCTATTAATTGCCTCTGCACTATTATCTGTGCCTGTCTTAATAGGCGGATCTGTATATTTATATTCAGAAAATCAAAACCAACAGATTACAACTTCTGAAAAACAAGCTGAATTTGAAAGTGCCCTTAGCCAACTTCATATTGAAAAAGGTGAAGTGGAATCTCTGTATCAAGAGCAGGTAGACACCAACCACTCTTTATCACAAGAATTAACAGAAAAAGAAGGGAAAATTCAACTGCTCGGAAAACGTGTTTTTGATGTCGAATCTGTTTTAGGTCTAGCCGATGAAGACTTGTTAGCGGATGATTCGACTTTAGAAGATCGTATTGATGCTGCTGCAATTGATTCAGCGGTAAGAGCGACCATGTTTCGTTTGATTCCTAATGATAGCCCTATGGCTTACCAACGCATCTCATCATCTTACGGTCGAAGAACTAATCCTATAACGGGCAAGAGACATACTCATACAGGTATTGACCTGACTTGTAAGCGTGGTGAAGAAATCCTTGCTCCTGCTGATGGGGTGATCGAAACCGTCAGACCAAGTAAAAAAGGCTTTGGTAACTTCCTAACTATGCGTCACTCTTTTGGTTTCATGAGTTCATATGCTCACTTGCAAAAGTTTAACGTTCGCAGCGGTCAATTTGTGAGTAAAGGAGATGTAATCGCAAAGTGTGGTAACTCTGGTAACTCTACCGGTCCTCATTTGCACTATGAAGTACGCTTTTTAGGGCGTTCACTTAACCCTCAGTACTTAATGGATTGGACACCCGAGAACTTTAATTACGTTTTCGAAAAAGAAACAAAAGTGAAATGGGGTCCACTTGTTCAATTAATTGATAACGTGGTTAGGCTGCAAATTAATTTAACCAATGTTCCATACAAAGATTCAAGTATTGAAACGGTATCGAGTGAAGATAGCAAAAAGCCTATCACGACTAATTAG
- a CDS encoding sensor histidine kinase — protein sequence MELVLSLLQQMCVYLVLAYMLSKTPIFLPLLNVSSRLRHKFSLYVVFSLFCIMGTYFGLQINDAIANTRAIGAVMGGLFGGPVVGFAVGLTGGIHRYSLGGFTDLACAISTTAEGLIGGLLHIYLVRRNKTEQLFNPMVVFSITLFAEIIQMLVLLIVAKPFAQSYALVSDIAAPMIIANSCGAALFMSIIQDKKTIFEKYSATFSRRALTIAERSVGILHGGFNSKNAEQIVRIVYEETNVGAVAITDREKILAFVGIGDEHHKPNTPISSHSTLEAMNKNDIIYLDGKDTPYQCSLSANCKLGSALIIPLRSGDEVVGTIKLYEPKLKLFSTINMSMAEGIAQLLSSQLLFSNYQQQQTLLTQAEIKLLHAQVNPHFLFNALNTISAVTRKDPDTARGLIQHLSQFFRSNLKQNISSVTVKDELAHVNSYLTIEKARFTDRLEIIWEIDPSLYDLKIPSFTLQPLVENAIKHGISNLLEGGCIRIYSQETAHGFKITVEDNAGNYQDPEDNHQGLGMEIVDKRLTHLFGAQSSLKIECIPQQFTRMSFMIPKQDHFQSHTHNQV from the coding sequence ATGGAACTGGTTCTCTCCTTACTTCAACAAATGTGCGTCTACTTAGTACTTGCTTACATGCTAAGTAAAACGCCAATTTTCCTTCCTTTACTCAATGTTTCTTCTCGACTAAGACATAAGTTCAGTCTCTACGTCGTATTCTCATTATTTTGTATCATGGGTACGTATTTTGGCTTGCAAATCAATGACGCCATTGCTAATACACGAGCGATTGGAGCGGTCATGGGCGGGTTATTTGGAGGTCCTGTAGTTGGCTTCGCCGTTGGGCTAACAGGAGGAATTCATCGATATTCATTAGGGGGCTTTACCGACCTTGCTTGTGCCATTTCTACCACAGCCGAAGGTCTAATTGGCGGGCTACTTCATATTTATTTAGTTCGCAGGAATAAAACGGAGCAACTATTTAACCCTATGGTTGTTTTCTCAATCACATTGTTTGCCGAAATTATCCAAATGCTCGTCTTACTGATCGTTGCCAAGCCTTTTGCTCAGTCTTACGCGCTTGTTTCTGATATTGCTGCGCCAATGATTATCGCAAACTCATGTGGTGCTGCACTCTTTATGAGCATTATCCAAGATAAAAAAACCATTTTTGAGAAGTATTCTGCGACCTTCTCTCGCCGAGCTTTGACCATTGCAGAGCGCTCTGTGGGGATACTACATGGTGGGTTTAATTCAAAAAACGCAGAGCAAATTGTTCGTATTGTCTATGAGGAAACCAATGTTGGTGCTGTCGCTATTACCGATAGAGAGAAAATTTTAGCTTTTGTAGGCATTGGCGATGAACACCATAAACCCAATACGCCAATTTCTTCGCATTCCACCCTCGAAGCAATGAATAAAAACGATATTATTTATCTGGATGGTAAAGATACTCCATACCAATGCTCCTTATCTGCCAATTGTAAATTAGGATCTGCACTCATTATTCCATTACGTTCAGGTGATGAGGTGGTCGGCACAATAAAGCTGTACGAACCTAAGCTAAAGTTATTTTCTACCATCAACATGTCTATGGCTGAAGGTATTGCCCAACTGCTTTCAAGCCAACTACTTTTTAGTAATTATCAGCAACAGCAAACCTTACTTACTCAAGCCGAAATAAAGCTTTTACACGCACAGGTAAACCCACATTTTTTGTTCAATGCTTTGAATACCATTAGTGCAGTTACAAGAAAAGATCCGGATACAGCGCGAGGATTAATACAGCACCTTTCTCAATTTTTCCGCAGTAACCTCAAGCAAAACATCAGCTCGGTAACGGTCAAAGATGAACTTGCTCACGTCAATTCCTATCTTACGATTGAGAAAGCTCGCTTTACTGATCGGCTTGAAATTATTTGGGAGATAGACCCGAGTTTATATGACTTGAAGATTCCAAGCTTCACTTTGCAACCTTTGGTTGAAAACGCCATTAAACATGGGATATCGAACTTACTCGAAGGTGGATGCATTCGAATATACAGCCAAGAAACTGCTCATGGTTTTAAAATTACAGTCGAAGACAATGCTGGTAATTACCAAGATCCCGAGGATAACCATCAAGGGCTAGGCATGGAAATTGTAGATAAGCGACTCACTCATCTATTTGGCGCTCAATCTTCATTAAAAATAGAATGTATTCCACAGCAATTTACCCGAATGAGCTTTATGATCCCTAAGCAAGATCATTTCCAATCACATACTCATAATCAGGTTTAG
- the murQ gene encoding N-acetylmuramic acid 6-phosphate etherase, whose product MTNDALISALSQLVSEGRNPDTMDIDLLSSHEIIERINQQDKQVPLAVEKVLPEIAQAVDKITEAFRKGARLIYMGAGTSGRLGVLDASECPPTFGVSDQMVVGLIAGGPEAILKAKEGAEDSPELGENDLKDINFTENDVLVGIAASGRTPYVIGGLEYANEIGATSIALSCNPDSPIADIAKIAISPVVGPEALTGSTRLKSGTAQKLVLNMLTTASMIRIGKSYQNLMVDVKATNEKLVARAARIVMQATDCEKHQAVSTLRETNYEVKLAILMILTDLDLATAKLQLSKQQGFLRKAVEINTEL is encoded by the coding sequence ATGACCAACGACGCTTTAATTTCAGCCTTATCTCAACTCGTCTCTGAAGGGCGAAATCCAGACACCATGGATATAGACCTTCTTTCATCACACGAGATAATAGAACGTATTAACCAGCAAGATAAACAAGTCCCTCTAGCTGTCGAAAAAGTTTTACCCGAAATCGCTCAAGCCGTAGATAAAATAACGGAAGCATTTAGAAAAGGTGCTCGACTTATTTATATGGGCGCAGGCACCAGTGGTCGTTTAGGTGTACTTGATGCATCTGAGTGCCCACCGACTTTTGGTGTTTCTGACCAAATGGTAGTGGGTCTTATTGCCGGTGGACCAGAGGCAATATTAAAAGCAAAAGAAGGAGCCGAAGATTCACCTGAACTTGGGGAAAACGACCTAAAAGACATTAATTTCACTGAAAATGATGTGTTAGTTGGGATTGCCGCAAGTGGTAGGACACCTTATGTTATTGGCGGTTTGGAGTATGCTAATGAGATCGGTGCCACCAGCATTGCCCTATCTTGTAACCCTGACTCTCCAATTGCTGACATTGCTAAAATCGCTATAAGCCCGGTAGTTGGTCCTGAAGCATTGACGGGATCAACACGCTTAAAGTCAGGTACAGCACAGAAATTGGTTCTCAACATGCTGACGACTGCGAGTATGATCAGAATAGGAAAAAGCTATCAGAACTTGATGGTGGATGTAAAAGCGACCAATGAAAAGCTGGTCGCTCGAGCGGCAAGAATTGTTATGCAAGCAACAGACTGTGAGAAGCATCAAGCCGTATCGACCTTAAGAGAAACCAACTACGAGGTTAAACTTGCGATCTTAATGATCTTAACTGATCTAGATTTAGCTACCGCAAAGCTACAACTTTCGAAACAGCAAGGTTTCCTACGTAAGGCTGTCGAGATCAATACTGAGCTTTAG
- a CDS encoding DUF2799 domain-containing protein, protein MKRITTCLLAMAALSGCTANLQDLANEGDWVEIGYRDGVKGNPQRLYSELSALGSVDQASYETGYQQGVEEFCDPNHAFQIGLSGQYYEGVCAGFEHAQQFRMEWQRGWTEYSN, encoded by the coding sequence ATGAAAAGAATAACAACGTGTTTATTGGCTATGGCTGCATTGTCAGGTTGTACGGCAAACCTTCAAGATCTAGCAAATGAAGGTGACTGGGTAGAAATAGGTTATCGAGACGGTGTGAAAGGAAACCCTCAACGTCTATATAGTGAGTTATCAGCATTAGGCAGTGTTGATCAAGCGAGTTATGAAACTGGTTATCAGCAAGGTGTAGAAGAGTTTTGCGATCCGAACCATGCCTTTCAAATTGGGCTGTCAGGTCAGTATTACGAAGGAGTATGCGCAGGCTTCGAGCATGCTCAGCAGTTCCGTATGGAGTGGCAACGTGGTTGGACTGAATACAGTAACTAG
- a CDS encoding 3-deoxy-7-phosphoheptulonate synthase produces MQKSELSNVNIIDEQVLITPEELKEKLPLSDNARRFIQESRETIANIIHKKDHRMLVVCGPCSIHDLEAAKEYAKRLKALSEELSDQLYIVMRVYFEKPRTTVGWKGLINDPHLDGTFDIEHGLHVGRELLVELAEMEIPLATEALDPISPQYLADTFSWAAIGARTTESQTHREMASGLSMPIGFKNGTDGNLGTAINAMQAASSSHRFMGISREGQVALLTTQGNPNGHVILRGGKQTNYDSVSVHECEQELQKTGLDAALMVDCSHANSRKDYRRQPLVAEDVIHQIREGNKSIIGLMIESHLNEGNQSSDIPLNEMKYGVSITDACINWDSTEALLKHAHTELVPFLENRLKG; encoded by the coding sequence ATGCAAAAAAGTGAATTAAGCAATGTCAATATTATCGACGAACAGGTACTGATTACTCCTGAAGAACTTAAAGAAAAACTGCCTTTAAGTGATAACGCTCGTCGCTTTATTCAAGAGTCTCGCGAAACTATCGCTAATATCATTCATAAGAAAGATCACCGTATGCTTGTAGTGTGTGGTCCTTGTTCTATTCATGATCTAGAAGCTGCGAAAGAGTACGCGAAACGCCTTAAAGCATTGTCTGAAGAGCTTAGTGACCAACTGTATATTGTGATGCGTGTGTACTTTGAAAAGCCAAGAACTACCGTTGGCTGGAAAGGTTTAATCAATGACCCGCATTTAGATGGCACTTTCGATATAGAGCATGGTTTGCATGTAGGTCGTGAGCTTCTTGTTGAACTAGCAGAGATGGAAATTCCATTAGCGACAGAGGCACTTGATCCTATTAGCCCACAATACTTAGCCGATACTTTTAGCTGGGCGGCCATTGGTGCTCGTACTACCGAGTCACAAACACACCGTGAAATGGCAAGTGGTCTATCTATGCCAATCGGCTTCAAAAATGGTACCGATGGCAACTTAGGAACGGCAATTAACGCAATGCAAGCTGCGTCTTCAAGCCACCGTTTCATGGGTATTAGCCGTGAAGGTCAAGTTGCACTATTGACGACTCAAGGCAACCCAAATGGTCATGTGATTTTACGTGGTGGCAAGCAGACTAACTACGATTCAGTATCCGTTCATGAGTGTGAGCAAGAGCTTCAAAAAACAGGTCTTGATGCTGCATTAATGGTGGATTGCAGCCATGCAAACTCTCGTAAAGATTACCGACGTCAGCCATTGGTTGCTGAAGATGTGATTCACCAAATTCGTGAAGGTAATAAATCTATTATTGGCCTAATGATCGAGAGTCATTTGAACGAAGGTAACCAGTCTTCTGATATCCCTCTAAATGAAATGAAGTATGGTGTTTCAATTACGGATGCATGTATCAATTGGGATTCAACTGAGGCACTATTAAAACATGCACATACGGAGTTAGTCCCGTTCTTAGAAAACCGCCTGAAAGGTTAG
- the tyrA gene encoding bifunctional chorismate mutase/prephenate dehydrogenase, which yields MAVELNALRDQIDAVDKQMLDLLAQRLSLVEKVGEVKSEHGLPIYVPEREAAMLASRRKEAEKIGVPPRLIEDILRRTMRESYASEKDSGFKCLKPELRSVVIVGGNGQLGGLFGRMFKLSGYDVKILGSKDWDKADELLDNAGLVVVTVPIHLTEGVIEKLGNLPSDCILCDLTSIKSKPLQTMLNMHSGPVVGLHPMFGPDVPSLAKQVIVYSDGRDEESYQWLLKQFGIWGASLCQMDAAEHDHGMTLIQALRHFTSYAYGLHLSKENPNIDQLLKLSSPIYRLEIAMVGRLFAQDPNLYGDIILSSDENIEMIRRFHNCFGEALNILDGKDKETFVQSFNQVSDWFGDYSQQFLEESQNLLKQAHDSIHRG from the coding sequence ATGGCCGTTGAACTGAACGCATTACGCGACCAAATCGATGCAGTCGATAAACAAATGTTGGATTTACTGGCTCAGCGCCTTTCTTTAGTTGAGAAAGTCGGAGAGGTTAAAAGTGAGCACGGTTTGCCTATTTATGTACCAGAGCGCGAAGCCGCAATGCTTGCCTCGCGTCGTAAAGAAGCTGAAAAAATTGGTGTACCACCACGGTTAATCGAAGATATTTTACGCCGTACTATGCGTGAGTCCTATGCCAGTGAGAAAGACTCTGGTTTTAAGTGCCTTAAGCCAGAATTGCGTTCAGTTGTTATTGTTGGTGGTAATGGTCAACTTGGTGGCTTGTTTGGACGTATGTTCAAGCTTTCAGGTTACGATGTGAAAATCTTAGGAAGTAAAGACTGGGATAAAGCTGATGAGCTACTAGACAATGCTGGTCTTGTTGTTGTTACAGTGCCAATCCACTTGACGGAAGGTGTAATTGAAAAGCTAGGTAACTTGCCGAGTGACTGTATCTTATGTGATTTAACATCCATTAAGTCTAAGCCTCTGCAAACTATGCTTAACATGCATTCAGGTCCTGTTGTGGGTTTACACCCGATGTTTGGTCCTGACGTTCCAAGCCTTGCTAAACAAGTGATTGTTTACAGTGATGGTCGTGATGAAGAAAGCTACCAGTGGCTATTAAAACAATTTGGTATTTGGGGTGCTAGCCTATGCCAAATGGATGCCGCTGAACATGATCATGGTATGACCTTAATTCAAGCACTCCGCCACTTCACTTCATATGCTTACGGTCTTCATTTAAGTAAAGAAAACCCTAACATTGATCAGTTGTTGAAACTTAGCTCGCCAATTTACCGATTGGAAATTGCGATGGTTGGTCGTTTGTTTGCACAAGACCCTAACCTATACGGTGACATCATTCTTTCATCGGATGAAAATATTGAGATGATTAGACGTTTCCATAATTGTTTTGGGGAAGCATTGAATATTTTAGATGGTAAGGATAAGGAAACCTTTGTTCAAAGCTTCAATCAAGTTAGTGATTGGTTTGGTGATTACTCTCAACAGTTTTTAGAAGAAAGTCAGAACCTATTAAAGCAAGCCCATGACTCTATTCATAGAGGCTAG
- the nagZ gene encoding beta-N-acetylhexosaminidase produces MGPLWLDVAGCELTAEDKEVLEHPTVGGVILFARNYYDSEQLLALNTAIRKAAKRPILIGVDQEGGRVQRFRDAFSIIPAAQEFAKHKNGEELAEQAGWLMAAELIAHDIDLSFAPVLDKGHECKAIGNRAFGDNIETIVRHSSAFISGMKSVGMATTGKHFPGHGGVIADSHLETPYDERHDIFETDMAIFKAQIEAGILDAMMPAHVIYPNYDSQPASGSKYWLQTVLKQQLGFKGLIFSDDLTMEGAAIMGGPADRAKAALNAGCDMVLMCNKRNAQIEALDHLAIQEVPLANSLLKKRNFDLPTLHSDSRWKEASEQIKRMLNAG; encoded by the coding sequence ATGGGACCGTTATGGCTCGATGTCGCAGGTTGTGAATTGACGGCAGAAGATAAAGAAGTTTTGGAGCATCCAACCGTAGGTGGTGTCATATTATTTGCTCGTAACTATTATGATAGTGAGCAGCTTCTAGCCTTGAATACCGCTATAAGAAAAGCGGCTAAGCGTCCTATTTTAATTGGTGTTGACCAAGAAGGCGGAAGAGTTCAGCGTTTTCGTGACGCGTTTTCTATCATTCCTGCTGCTCAAGAATTTGCGAAACATAAAAATGGTGAAGAATTAGCTGAGCAAGCTGGCTGGCTAATGGCGGCTGAGCTGATTGCTCACGATATTGATTTAAGCTTCGCGCCTGTTTTGGATAAAGGTCATGAGTGCAAAGCGATAGGAAACCGTGCTTTCGGCGATAATATTGAGACTATTGTTCGCCACAGCAGTGCATTTATATCGGGGATGAAATCCGTAGGGATGGCTACAACAGGTAAACACTTCCCTGGGCATGGTGGTGTGATTGCTGATTCTCACTTAGAAACCCCTTATGACGAGCGCCATGATATTTTTGAAACAGATATGGCTATCTTTAAGGCTCAAATTGAAGCGGGCATTCTTGATGCAATGATGCCAGCGCATGTGATTTATCCCAATTACGATAGCCAGCCAGCTAGTGGTTCTAAATACTGGCTTCAGACTGTACTTAAGCAGCAGTTAGGGTTCAAAGGGCTCATTTTCTCTGATGACTTAACTATGGAAGGGGCGGCAATTATGGGTGGACCCGCCGACAGAGCGAAGGCTGCTTTGAATGCGGGTTGTGACATGGTGTTGATGTGTAATAAACGAAATGCACAAATTGAAGCTCTTGATCACTTAGCTATTCAAGAGGTGCCTTTAGCTAACTCATTGCTTAAAAAACGCAACTTTGATTTACCAACTCTTCATTCGGATAGCCGATGGAAAGAGGCTTCAGAACAAATTAAGCGAATGCTAAACGCTGGGTGA